From the genome of Glycine soja cultivar W05 chromosome 14, ASM419377v2, whole genome shotgun sequence:
CAGGCACGGTGAATGAGTATCTCACCGATTTCGAGCGCCTCGCGAACAGGACCATTGGTCTTCCACCTTCTTGTTTACTCAATTGCTTCGTCTCCGGCTTGACACCGGAGCTTCGCCGGGAAGTGCAGGCTCTACGCCCTCTCTCCCTTCCTCAGGCGACCGAGCTCACGCGGTTATAGGAAGACAAACTTCTGGATCACCGCCCCGGTCTTCGTGCACCCTCGTACAACCCTAGCCCTAATCCCTTGTCCAAAACCCCTCCACCTCCTGCCAAGGTTCCAATTAAATGCCTCACGCTGGAAGAAAGGGCCACCCGCCGCGAGCAGGGGCTCTGCTACCAGTGTGACGAGAAGTGGTCACACGGCCATCGATGCAAATCGTGCCTCCATATTCTCATCGCCGATGAGGAACCCGAACCCTCCATAGGTCCGATAACACCTGCATTTCCTTCTGGAATGGAAGCGGATTCCACTCTCACCCCATACATCAGTCTCAATGCCATGGAAGGCACCCCGACGCCGCAAACTTTTCGACTTCTGGGTTCCCTACAACGTCACCAGGTGGTCATACTCGTGGATGGAGGAAGTACACACAACTTCATCCAATCCAGAGTTGCCAAGTTTCTGGACCTGCCGTCAACCCAGACACCACCATTGTAGGTCATGGTGGGCAACGACCACACCCTTGCCTATGATACTTTATCACAGCAAGTCCCGGTTTGGATTCAGGGACACGAGTTCACCCTCGATTTACATCATCTCCCTCTTTGCAGGGCGGACCTTGTATTGGGCGTCCAATGGTTAAAGCTTCTCGGCCCAATTACAACCAACTATCAGACGCTGACCATGTCTTTTACACATTTGGGCCAATCTATAACTCTTAACGCTGATGCACCCCCCACCCCATCAACAGCTTCAGCCCATCAGTTCAAAAGACTCACCTAGACCCAGAGTGTATCGGccctcttccttctcaccaCCATTCCACTCCCGTCCTCACCACCTTCTTCGTCTTCCCCGACTCCCCTTCCCTCCGTGATCACCTCTGTGTTGGACAATTATGCTCACATCTTCGCGGAACCCACCCAACTCCCTCCACCCAAAAACATTCAACACCACATTCACCTCTTACCACAAGCCACCCCAGTCAACGTTAGACCCTATAGGTACCCCCATTTCCAGAAAACGGAGATTGTGAGACAAATTACGGCCATGCTTGAGGCTAACCTCATACAACCCAGCCACAACCCTTTTTCTTCCCCCATTCTTCTCGTCAAGAAGAAAGATGGCTCCTGGCGATGCTGCGTGGACTACCGTGCCTTGAACGCCGTTACGGTCAAAGACCGATTCCCTATGCCGACAAGACGAACTTTTGGATGATCTAGGCCAGGCGTCTTGATTCTCTAAGCTCGACCTACGTCAGGGATTTCACCAAATCCACATGGCAGACGACGATATCCATAAAATGGCCTTCCGCACTCACCTAGGCCATTATGAGTTCagagtcatgccatttggactCAGTAACGTGCCGTCGACGTTCCAATCGGCCATGAACGATACCCTCAGGCCTTTCCTCAGAAAGTATGTCGCGGTGTTCTTCGACGACATATTGGTTTATAGTTCTAATCTGGACACCCATGTAGCTCACTTGGACTCCGTTTTGGCCACGCTATCGGAAAAACAATTTCTGCTCCGGCAATCAAAGTGTCTTTTCGCGCAGTCCCAGCTTAACTACTTGGGCCACATTATATCAGCCCAATGTGTTGCCCCTGACCCTGAGAAGATTTCCGCCATGCTTGCGTGGCCTGTTCTTGCTTCTCTGACGGCACTCTGTGGCTTTCTGGGCTTAACCGGCTTCTATAGGAAGTTTATTAAGGGCTACGCGGCGATCGCCTTGCCCCTTACTTCCCTCTTACGCTAGGACAAGTTCTGCTGGTCCCCCGAGGCCCATTCGGCTTTTTCGGCCCTTCAACAGGCCATGACCATTGCCCCTGTTCTTTCCAATCCAAATTTTTCGCTGCCATTCACCATAGAAACCGATGCGTCGGCCACGGCAATGGGCGCGATGCTGCTCCAAGAGGACCATCCCATCGCTTTCTATAGTAAGGTTATGTGCCCTCGCTTGCAGAAGGCCTCTGCTTATATACGAGAGCTACACGCGTTTACTTCGTCGGTCAGGAAATGGAGACATTACCTTCTCGGTGCCACCTTCACCATTCTCACGGACCATCGCAGTTTGAAGGACTTAATGACTCAAATCATTCAGACACCGGAGCAACAATTATATCTGACGAAGCTGTTGGGCTACGACTACACCATTAGGTACAAACCAGGGGCATCTAACATGGTGACGGACGCCTTATCACGCATCAATCCCCCGGACGCCACGTGTCTAGCTTTGACGATGCCACATCCCCTCTTTCTTTCCCAATTGAGGCAAACCTTACTACAGGATCCCCGATACATCGCCCTTCTGCAAGATATCCAGGCTACACCGGTGAACCATCCGGAGCTCTCCATCCACCACGATCTCATTCTCCGGAAGAACCGAATTTGGCTTCCCTTCCCCTGCGACATCACACAGACATTATTGGAGGAGTTTCACGCCTCCCCAGTTGGGGGTCACTCCGGTACGGCCAAGACACTTCATCGTCTTCAACAAAATTTCGATTGGCCCACTATCCGGGCTGATGTTCGTCAATTCGTAGCCCAATGTTCAGTCTGCCAGCAGACGAAGTACGACACCCGCAAGCCAGCGGGGTTGCTCCAACCACTACCCATCCCGGCTACCATTTGGGAAGATCTGGCTTTGGATTTTATCACAGGTATTCCTCCATCGCAGGGATTCACGGTCATTATGGTCGTTATTGACCGATTTTCCAAAGCCGCTCATTTCGCTGCCCTTCCCCCACACCACTCTGCCTATAAGGTGGCCGTCGTGTTCCTTGACTCAGACTGCAAATTGCACGGGTTTCCCTGTAGTCTGGTATCAGACCGTGATCCTATTTTCATAAGTCATTTCTGGCGGGACCTGTTCAAACTCAGCGGCACCAAGCTCAGAATGAGCACCGCCTACCACCCGCAAACCGACGAGCAGACGGAGGTCCTCAATCAGACCTTGGAGCAGTACCTCCGTGCCTTCGTCCATCACCAACCTTCTCGGTGGTTTCGTTTTCTGTCCCTGGCCGAATGGTCTTATAACACCGCCATTCATTCCGGGACCGGCCTCTCCCCTTTTGAAGTGGTTTATGGCCGCCCTCCACCAACCGTGGTTCAATATTTGTAGGGCTCGTCCGCCATTGACGTCGTTGACCAACTATTGACTTCTCGCCAGGACATGCATGCCCACCTGCAACGTCGTCTCCGTAAGGTTCAGGAGTCGATGAAAGCTTCCGCCGATAAGCATCGCCGTGATTTCTCGATGGCCATGGGAGACTGGGTCTACGTTCGTCTTCGCCCTTACCGTCAGACCTCGTTAGCTCCGTCCTACCACAAGCTGGCCAAAAGGTATTATGGACCCTTCGAGGTCGTGGAGCGCATCGGCGCCGTGGCCTACAAGTTGCTATTGCCGGCATCTTCACGTATCCACCCAGTACTTCACATATCCCTCCTGAAACCACACAAGGGTCCCTTGCCGACAGCTCCGGCGACGCTTCCTATTGCGTCCCTCGACCATCACCCTCTCCCTACTCCCTCACACATACTTGATTGGAAATTGGACCATTCCGTCGACCCTCCCGTGCCCTTGGTGCTAGTCCAATGGGAAGACATGCCTCCCGAAGAGTCCACCTGGGAACGCTGGGAGGAGCTCCGCCAAGCTcacaaccttgaggacaaggttgtttTCGGGGATGGGTGTATTGATAGCATTACTGATACCAATAGCAGCAATAGTAGACCAAGGAGGATTAGTAAAAGGCCCACGTACCTACAAGAGTATGTATGAGCTTATGTACGAGCATAATACTCGAAGGAAGCTTGACAGTAGCAGGAATCATCAGGGTAGTTAGTAATAATCTGTAttgttgttcaaagagaaagaaTAGAATCAGCTTGGAAATTCAATTGTATAAATACtgcaacaaattaataaaacagCAGATGAACTTAGTTGAGTTTTAGTTTCTTATCTTATCTCTCTTACCTTACGTGTTAAAAAATATTGCAGAAGTAAgcttattttagtttttgatcGGGTAAGTTTGCTAAAAAGTAACTTTAAGATAATgaattttgtttggataaaaacaATCAAGttttacattaataaaaaaaactttaaaaaaaaaaggtatgaaGTTGCTGGGAAATTTCGAGGTAATTTGGAGAAAACGTTTTTTAGGAGGGAAAAATTAGTAGAAATAATCATAAACTTTGCggaaacaacttttttttttcaccaaagAACTTTTTAGCAAATTTCAACAGATGTCTGAAACACACTAATTAttgttcaaataatttattttataaaaacaacttaactggagaaaaataagttgttcaAACAAAGCTTGTAGTGTCAAATGTAAGAAAACTCAAACTTTTACTTAATTAGCTATTTATTAACAGTTTTGGTGGAGAGATTATTTTAGGAGATTAGTAGCTATTTATTAACAGTAAAAAGAGTGGTCCAGTCGCAGGACActctttcataaataaaaaggataaaaagtctaaaattaattaacctttattattttattgaatttaacCCAGTTACCTAAGTTAATGTCCTTTTTGGATAAGACAAGTTGATGACTTTATCTATTAATTACGAATTGTTTACATTGATTGATCAAAGGATGACTAAGCCTAACtcattaaatagaaaaatgttgttaaatcttgattttatcttttaccATTATACTGTTGACTAGTCTTTGCTCCTCTTTTTACGTTGAAAGCTAATTCCAGGCCATTTGGCTTGTGTCGATAGTGTGATCTCTAGACTTAGAAAAATCAACTTAGTTTATTCAGATCATAGGGGCATTAGGTTAGACTTAAGTAGGCTAACTTCTAGTAGTTAAGAATTTAGTTGCATGTAGACTTTTATGAAATCAACCTTCATTTATATAGGATTTAGTTAATATGTGCATGCGTGAACAAAAAATTGTTGACACCAGTATTTGGTATTTAGGTCCTTTAGTAAATGTTAGGGATTCAATTTTTAGCTTGGACATAGAATAATAATTAGAGgtctattttatcaaaaaaaaaaaaaaaaaccagtcAACTCAGTGAAAGGAGGtctattttatccaaaaaaaaaaaaaatgagtcaaCTCAGGGAAAGGAGGATTACACCTTCtgatgatattaaaaaaaatgtgtatgcatgTAATGTTAAAGAgttattaaattcattaatttatttattttattattttgtcttaATCATCATAACTATATATTTtcatctcttttactttctaaaaaaaattaatttatatcttttattttctcttttctcccaaTTATTATTGACTCATTGGCAAGCGTATCAAGTTTTACAAATAGTATTAAAATGGTAAAATCGAGCATCGATTTTACAGGAATTTTATTGTACTCAGGTTATATATATCTAATGTTTAAGTAATTAGTGACTCAAATCAGATCTTATTCATTGATTAAATACAAGTATAAACTAAAGTGAATTAACTAAAAAGCAAGGAACGTGAAAggttaagaaaacaaacactCAAAGTTGTGAGATGGTGTTGTGATAAGTTAAGGAACGTGTTAAGGGGCTTCGCGTACTAgaactactcttgatgtaatcgtaatagatttttctctttttaacatGAATATGATTATTGCCTGTATCTTATAACATACTCAAACCATGATCCCTCAAGTAAAAGAGCCTAAATCACCTAATATCGTTCCTAATTCCTTAAGAGTTACGTTAAATAATTTGCATTACGAGCAGAGATGCATGAATAGGCTAGAAAATACCACTTTATCCCTAGACATGGATTACCTAGATATTTTTTTCAAGTTCTTAGCATgtaaacattttccaatgcctAAAGTCTAAAACAGTTCATGAAAATGTATGATCAAACCAAAGACATGTGAATGAGCATAGAGAAGAACAGTAATATGAACACCATATTAATAGATAGTTTAGAATCATTAAATCAAAGAGAGTTTGGTTTGTAGAACTCCCAACAACGGGTGATTTTAGTCTCTTATTGTCATGAAAAAGACTTACAAATATAACAGTGGGATGAAAGGGaagaaaatggaagagaaaTGGAGTGAAACAGATATGCCAAGGCTCTAGAAATGGATTCCTTTCAACAATGGTTTCCTTTGCTTTCTCTACTTCCTTGTTTCTCTGCTTCTGCTATCTTTATGTTAGACTAAACCTTTTAACTTGTAAtgttacaaactacaaaagaaaCACAGGTCATTAACAAAATgtggaaaataaaaatcaaatcatacaTCCAGCCATTGTCATGAAAGAGTTGctttgttttggttcttccaagctctctctctctttctctctctagatggTGTATCAGATGAATTGGAAGAGATGAGCTCAGGGACCAAATCCATGTgctatatataggcattctaccatcaagaatgcatttagtggccattaccactcattattggTCATTACAACCCATTAATGGTCATTACCACCCATTAACAGTCATTcaattcactactaaaaaaacagctttctacatcggttatagctaaaaccaatgttaacgaaagtgcggtgacatttttgtaaataagtagacttagttaacatcggttttgtaaatcCATTTTTGTAGATAAGTAGACTTAGGTATGTCTCTGTTGtatgttaatgatgaaaatccattgttcaatggtcTGTCTCTATTGTGATGTTTCGAAACCCTAGTTAGGCACAAAGGGTTAATCGTAACTGAATGTGTAGTGATTTAGGACCATATGTAACTACCTTAAGCAGTTATTGCAGAATAAATTATGGAGTAACAGCACGGGGGTTAGGCAGTTTTTAGTGGGTTTTTAGGAAGGGAGACATGAGGCTGTCAAATTTACATAGAGGGTTTCAGGGacaaagctttgatttacacagagggtttcagggacaaagctttgatttgcatattgaatttcatccaaatttttgacaagtcattgttacttccatgaatattgatattgtatcatgcttaattatatgcatttgCTTATTCTGATCATTGTGTGTTGTGTGATTATTTCTTCCATGCAGGTACATGATTCCTATTTGTTGTGAGAGTGAAATGATAGGCAGCAGCACCAACTGAGGTgagtttatatttccttttttttgtctttatctttgttagtttgttatatagtttttattttatatgtttgagttttaaatgtgtaaaaaatagaaatagaaaggtcTGGTGATTTCTTAGGAATTCCTTGCTGTTTCATGGCATTCCTTTTGAACCTCAAAAGGTGCTTATGATGGCCTTTGGTTAAATTTCTGATTATATGTATTGGGGTCCTTGTGCTGGGTTATTGTTgggtttgttttgctttttggaaggtggcacttttgtgtcttgtatcttttattttcagtacCTGTGGTACTGttctgtttaattttttttttttgaactgcaaagataatttatattgataattagaagtaccagtggtactacaGATTACaaagagacatttttttttttgcacagcaaaaatcaatatattatatatgaaattcagtactaggtgtactgaagATACAAAGTTAAAAAGCAAGACAATTACAGTCTGCATCCCATTAGGAGAGACCGAATATAGCCCACAAAAATACAAACCCATCCCTTCTAAGAAAGAACATCCTTTAGATTGGTTGACCAAAAATTAAAGTGCATTTGGAAGTCCTTCTCCACACATTTTATGCAGGACCAGGTGTGGAACAAGGCATCATCCATGACCTTTTCAGGAGTGAACGGCTGGTTCTTGAATATCTTGGCATTTCTATGGTACCAAATGGAGAAGGACAGGGCTAGCCACAAAAATTCCCATCTTTTGTTGGTACTATCTTTGCTATTCCACTTggtgaattgtaaaaaatgattCTTTGGATCTATGGAATAGGAACCCACTCTATTAACCCATCTCATTGTCTCCCACCAAAGACTCCTAGTCTTTTCACAGTTGAACATAAGATGATAAATCGATTCTTCTTCATGGTCACATAAAGGACAACTATAAGAAGGCAGTGTGTCCTGTGTCTTTCTAAGATTGTCCCTAGTAGGAAGTCTATTCTTGAAAAGTCTCCAAGAAAAAGCACTCACTTTTGGGGGAATTTTCAATTTCCACATAATGTTAAGAACATTGTCTTCACTATCACTATGGTGAGCCTCCTGCAGCACTTTGTAGGCAGAATTTGTTGAAAAAACTCCATTAGTGTCTGGCTTCCACCAAAGGAAATCTCTGCTGGATTGGTGAATGTGAACAGAATCGATCTCAACTAGGAAATCAGCTGCCAATTGAATTTCATGATCAAAAAAATTCCTTTTCCATGAtaacttccattcccacctaccCTCCACAAAATCTCCCATAGAATTGATTGATGAATTTTGCTGtttacttattaaatataacTGGGGATATTTTCCTTGGAGAGTACAGTTGTCCTCCATCCATTTATGCTTCCATAAATTGATGCTGGACCCCCTTCCCACTCTCCATTTTAAATTATCAGTTAAGCATTCATTGTGATGCTGCTGGAAGATACTCTTCAAATCCTGCCACCATTGGGAAGTGAAATTCCTCCTTCCAccacaaatcaactccttccaCCCACCATACTTAGAGATTAAAATTCTAGACCAAGGCTGGTCTTGATTGTTAGCCAGCTGCCACCCCCATTTTCCAAGTAAAGCCGCATTAAATAAAGATAAGTCTTTAATCCCTAGACCCCCTTTGTTCTTAGGAAGACAAACTTTGTCCTACTTCACCCAAGGAATCTTGTTGGTCTCTTGGTGACTTCCCCACAGAAAATTTCTCTGGATGGAGACAATTTTTTGCACCACTTTTTTGGGGATCCTAAAGAAGGATAGAAGGTAGATAGGTAAGGCTGAGAGGACAGAATTAATAAGAGTGATTCTGCCCCCCATTGATAGAgttctttgcttccattttgcaaGTTTGACTTCAAACTTCCTTACAATAGGCTGCCACACGATCCAACTCTTAGAGGACACCCCAACTGGAATTCCAAGATAAGTAAAAGGAAATTCCAAAGTACTGCAATTAAGGAATTAGGCAGCTTCCCTGCACCAACTTGCTGATTTACCCAAACAACCAAAGTGGCTTTTAGAGTAATTTATCTTGAGACCAGATGCTTCCTCAAAGCACCTCAGAACACATTTTAAGGTTCTCACATTTTGCTTAGTAGCATCTCCAAAAAACAAAGTATCATCAGCATATTGGAGGATGTTcacctcttcttttaaagatccCACTAGGTAGCTTCTGAACAGGTTCTTGGACATAGCTGACCTCATCAAGCCTGTGAGACCTTCCGCTACAATGTTGAAGAGAAAAGGTGCAAGGGGATCACCTTGCCTTAGACCTCTCTTAGGACTAAACTCCTTAGATGGACTCCCATTAATTAAAATGGATATAATTGCAGTATTTAGACAACCATTTATCCATTTCCTCCAGCTTTCACAAAATCCCATCCTTTTAAGCATGTAGTCAAGAAAACCCCAAGAAACCAAGTCATATGCCTTTTCAAAGTCGGCTTTGAAGACCATGCAAGGTTTACTTCTAGATTTGGCCTCAGCTATAGTCTCATTGGCAATTAAAACACCATGAAGAATGTGTCTCCCCTTCATAAAAGCCGTCTGCCTTTCATCTATAAGGTGAGGTAATACAGCAGCCAGCCTCTTGGCCAAAACTCTTACCACAATTTTATAGACACACCCTATAAGGGAGATGGGTCTATAATCATTGAAAGATTGAGGGTCATTAATCTTTGGAATGAGGGCTATAAAGGAAGCATTAGAAATAGAATTCATCCATGAATCTCATGATGTCTGGTTTCAAAATCTTCCAAaagtgtttaataaaattaaaattgaagccATCCGGGCCAGGGCTTTTGTCCCCCCCACAATCCCAAACTGCAGATTTGATCTCCAATTCATTAAATCTGGACACAAGGCTTTCTTTGTCTCTTAGATCCAAAGAGGAGAAGTAAACACCATCCAGTGTTGGCCTGTTAGAACAATCCTCCAAAAATCTGTCTTTGAAATAAAGGACAGCTGCATTTTTAACCCTGCAAGGTTCATGAATCCACACACCATCCATGAAAATACCTGGAAtagcattttttcttcttctatgatTGATCAATTTGTGAAAATAAGGAGAGTTGTTGTCCCCTTCTTTTAGCCACTTAATTCTAGCCTTTTGTCTCAACATAGATTCATATGCATAAGCTGCCTCCCACAATTGAACTTGAAGATATTTCTTAAGAGTGACTTCCACTTGGGATAGAGGTCTGTCATTTAGAACATTCTCCAAAGCATTTAGCTCCTTTTTAATCATAGTAACTTTTCTAGCATTAGCTTCACCATTTGTTAAGCTCCACTGCTTTATGCACTGTTTGAggagttttattttatggttcAAAACATATCCTCCCCATCCTGGAGGATGATAATTGCCCCACTGTTGCTGAACAGGCAGGTTgcagttttattttatggttcAGAACATTTCAAACTTTACAGTGACTGGGTAATAAGGTTAATGGGTGGACAGGCAGGTTGCAGTTTTACTAATTCTGTTGCTATCCATGTGGTGGTATTAAGATGGGCACTGTTATTGTCTATAATTGAAATATagtgtaattgttttttttttcttcttaaaatttgAACCGACGCTATCATTCTTTGAATGCCATCATCTACCTTTAATGATTCACATCTAAATTGGTCcctgtttaattaaattaattagttattgctttagtttgactggatagaagtatgatatgtattcttaaaaaattgtcaatgagctgtttgatagaatgactgaaaaaggctttaaatacactCTCAGTATAATGTCTTTTGAGATTCAATTTATCACCATGAAGTGAGAGTCATATTGTtgataaaaggctttaaatacactGTGGCTAATTTCTGTATGGTTTTTTTAGGGCTATCATTTACTACTACTAATTGGCGTTGCTGCGGAAGCGCTTTGATTATATCTTTGAAGCCTCAAAGtcaggtatttatatctttgattcgaaaactaatttgaaattgttgttgtatgcaaacttggtatatttgtaacttatgctatgcctgtctacatgacctttgtttcattggactgaTATCTTTGAAGTATTTACTGTGATTTAAACTCTCAGAACTTGTTCATTGTTAGTGTTGaaagtttttgtaattttatctgctgcccttctctatatatatgttgtgactgccactgcctttctctctctcttgtattatcttttttttttatcagcaaaattataatttgtattaataactgtgagtaccagaggtactaaatatACAAGGTAGAAACCAGCAGACTAGCAGAAGCATAGGTCCTACGAATCAGGTGCCAATCTAAATAGAATACAATAACCCTGCACTGTTACCCTAATCAAAAAATGTTGTTGATAAATTACTAGACCAATAGTTGTAGGGCTGGGCAAAGCCTTTCTCCAGCTGTCTTGTCCGCaaattccctttttttttgctcagcaaaattagatattatatatattgaaaactaCCAGTGGTACTATGATTACATTTGTAGATATAAATGTGCATTTGGTTGTTGTTTTATAACA
Proteins encoded in this window:
- the LOC114384127 gene encoding uncharacterized protein LOC114384127; this encodes MKASADKHRRDFSMAMGDWVYVRLRPYRQTSLAPSYHKLAKRYYGPFEVVERIGAVAYKLLLPASSRIHPVLHISLLKPHKGPLPTAPATLPIASLDHHPLPTPSHILDWKLDHSVDPPVPLVLVQWEDMPPEESTWERWEELRQAHNLEDKVVFGDGCIDSITDTNSSNSRPRRISKRPTYLQEYV